In Capillimicrobium parvum, a genomic segment contains:
- a CDS encoding lipopolysaccharide biosynthesis protein, producing MEAEREREGRHAARGGALRAGGYLAGQLLTVGAVALLFRHLGVDDTGRYVTVLSLVAIVQGLTDLGLTTLGVRELSTAEPDARRPLLADLLGLRLAATAAGVVLVVAFGAVAGYGATVVAGIALAGAGLLVQNAGATLGMDLLVRLRAGRMALADLARQVVAAALIIAGVAAGAGLLVFFAVLIPAALAGFAVVVASAASTRVAPSRTPGRWTALMRQTVPFAIAAAASVLFFRVAVVEMSLISTERETGLFGASFRVIEVLSALPALAVSAAYPVFAAAAHADDDARLARAVARTTEVCAAAGGALALGLALGAPAVIAVIAGSDFDDAVPVLRIQGLALAASFVAAPWGFALLSLQRERTMMWLNLAGLALAAALAAVLIAAADAKGGALATVLGEAGLAVAFAVALHRTRPNAIATAPVMLAKVLGAGAVGAAAALIPVPSAVQAVVGLALFAAVLRALGGLPLRALALRG from the coding sequence ATGGAGGCCGAGCGCGAGCGCGAGGGCCGGCATGCGGCCCGGGGCGGCGCGCTGCGGGCCGGGGGCTACCTCGCCGGCCAGCTGCTCACCGTCGGGGCGGTCGCGCTGCTGTTCCGCCACCTCGGCGTCGACGACACCGGGCGCTACGTCACCGTCCTCTCGCTCGTCGCGATCGTGCAGGGCCTCACCGACCTCGGCCTCACGACGCTCGGCGTGCGGGAGCTGAGCACCGCCGAGCCGGACGCCCGCCGCCCCCTGCTGGCCGACCTGCTCGGCCTCCGGCTCGCCGCCACCGCCGCAGGCGTCGTCCTCGTCGTCGCGTTCGGCGCGGTCGCCGGCTACGGCGCCACGGTCGTCGCCGGCATCGCGCTCGCGGGCGCGGGCCTGCTGGTCCAGAACGCGGGCGCCACGCTCGGGATGGACCTGCTCGTCCGCCTCCGGGCCGGCCGGATGGCGCTCGCCGACCTCGCCCGCCAGGTCGTCGCGGCCGCGCTGATCATCGCCGGGGTCGCCGCGGGCGCCGGCCTGCTCGTCTTCTTCGCCGTCCTGATCCCCGCCGCGCTCGCCGGGTTCGCCGTCGTGGTCGCGAGCGCCGCCTCGACCCGCGTCGCCCCGAGCCGCACGCCGGGCCGCTGGACGGCGCTCATGCGCCAGACAGTCCCGTTCGCGATCGCCGCGGCGGCGAGCGTCCTCTTCTTCCGCGTCGCCGTGGTCGAGATGTCGCTCATCTCGACCGAGCGCGAGACCGGCCTGTTCGGCGCGTCGTTCCGGGTGATCGAGGTCCTGTCCGCCCTGCCCGCGCTCGCGGTGAGCGCCGCCTACCCGGTGTTCGCCGCGGCTGCGCATGCCGACGACGACGCCCGCCTCGCCCGCGCCGTCGCCCGCACCACCGAGGTGTGTGCGGCCGCGGGCGGTGCGCTCGCCCTCGGCCTCGCGCTCGGCGCCCCCGCGGTCATCGCGGTCATCGCCGGCAGCGACTTCGACGACGCGGTGCCCGTGCTGCGCATCCAGGGTCTCGCGCTGGCCGCCTCGTTCGTCGCCGCGCCCTGGGGCTTCGCCCTCCTGAGCCTTCAGCGCGAACGAACGATGATGTGGCTGAACCTCGCCGGCCTCGCGCTCGCCGCCGCGCTCGCCGCCGTGCTCATCGCGGCCGCGGACGCGAAGGGCGGGGCGCTGGCGACCGTCCTCGGCGAGGCCGGGCTCGCCGTCGCCTTCGCGGTCGCCCTGCACCGCACCCGCCCGAACGCCATCGCCACGGCGCCCGTCATGCTCGCGAAGGTCCTGGGCGCCGGCGCGGTCGGGGCGGCGGCCGCGCTGATCCCGGTCCCGTCCGCCGTCCAGGCCGTGGTCGGCCTGGCCCTCTTCGCCGCCGTCCTGCGCGCCCTCGGCGGGCTGCCGCTGCGCGCGCTCGCGCTCAGAGGATGA
- a CDS encoding WecB/TagA/CpsF family glycosyltransferase: MRSSPDPEPRPRPVHGAPAGTGARAPEAPGDAQALRPRVLDVVGIPLALTNYDRTMDWMDAVVRERDKAVVTAAAVHLVMVARENAATRAAISQPHVLAVPDGQPLVWAQKALGHRSASRVYGPDLMAKYLERGTRTGTRHYLYGGRNQGALVQLVNELRRRYPGLQIVGGYSPPFRPLTEDEAAFVVDDVNRSGADVVWVGTGQPKQELWMAEMRDRLDAPILAGVGAAFDFHAGLVPQAPAWMQASGLEWAYRLMHEPRRLWRRYARYNPLFVGAFARQWVEHRRA; this comes from the coding sequence ATGCGCTCCTCACCTGACCCCGAGCCCCGCCCGCGCCCCGTCCACGGCGCGCCGGCCGGCACGGGCGCGAGGGCACCCGAGGCGCCCGGCGACGCGCAGGCGCTGCGCCCGCGGGTGCTCGACGTGGTCGGGATCCCCCTCGCGCTGACGAACTACGACCGCACGATGGACTGGATGGACGCCGTCGTGCGCGAGCGCGACAAGGCCGTCGTCACCGCCGCGGCCGTGCACCTCGTCATGGTCGCCCGCGAGAACGCCGCCACCCGCGCCGCGATCAGCCAGCCGCACGTGCTCGCCGTCCCCGACGGCCAGCCGCTCGTCTGGGCGCAGAAGGCGCTCGGCCACCGCAGCGCGTCCCGCGTCTACGGGCCCGACCTCATGGCGAAGTACCTCGAGCGCGGCACGCGCACCGGCACCCGCCACTATCTCTATGGCGGCCGCAACCAGGGCGCGCTCGTCCAGCTCGTCAACGAGCTGCGCCGTCGCTACCCGGGCCTGCAGATCGTCGGCGGCTACTCGCCGCCGTTCCGCCCCCTCACCGAGGACGAGGCCGCCTTCGTCGTCGACGACGTCAACCGCTCAGGCGCGGACGTCGTGTGGGTCGGCACCGGCCAGCCCAAGCAGGAGCTGTGGATGGCCGAGATGCGCGACCGCCTCGACGCGCCGATCCTCGCCGGGGTCGGCGCCGCGTTCGACTTCCACGCCGGGCTCGTGCCGCAGGCCCCGGCCTGGATGCAGGCCAGCGGTCTCGAGTGGGCCTACCGGCTGATGCACGAGCCGCGCCGCCTGTGGCGTCGCTACGCGCGCTACAACCCGCTGTTCGTCGGCGCGTTCGCCCGTCAGTGGGTCGAGCACCGGCGCGCCTGA
- a CDS encoding nucleotide sugar dehydrogenase, which yields MRYDVSIVGLGRVGLPLALSFAARGLSVLGIDNDPERLRALGERRMPFEEPGAQELLDTVDLPLSDRVSDAAQARHIVITLGTPSFSHVEIDMRDIRSALDDLLPVLTEGHALLLRSTVAPDTTDFVAGYLEKHRGFRVGDDVFVAHVPERIAAGRFIEEISTLPCIVGGVGEGSGEVAGKLFEILGAPIVQTTAVQAELAKIWTNILRYAHFALPNLLMMDCEQHDANVFEVIDLINRDYPRGGMAQPGLTAGTCLRKDFAFSEERSPAPGMLLAVHRVNETVPRFLVEGIKRRIGSLRGQKVAVLGLAFKAGTDDERDSLAHKLIRLLERELADVTVHDPHVQTPTSSFDEAVDAADVVVVATNHAEFCGPGALRAIRSQAREGALIVDPWNCFGVAQVFAYAAEIQALSPRG from the coding sequence ATGCGCTACGACGTCTCCATCGTGGGTCTGGGCCGCGTCGGGCTGCCGCTCGCCCTGAGCTTCGCCGCCCGCGGACTGAGCGTTCTCGGCATCGACAACGACCCGGAACGCCTGCGCGCGCTGGGCGAGCGGCGGATGCCGTTCGAGGAGCCCGGCGCCCAGGAGCTGCTCGACACGGTCGACCTCCCGCTCTCTGACCGGGTGAGCGACGCCGCACAGGCTCGCCACATCGTCATCACGCTCGGCACGCCGTCCTTCAGCCATGTCGAGATCGACATGCGCGACATCCGCTCCGCGCTCGACGACCTGCTCCCGGTGCTGACCGAGGGCCACGCGCTCCTGCTGCGCTCGACCGTCGCGCCCGACACCACCGACTTCGTCGCCGGGTATCTCGAGAAGCATCGCGGATTCAGGGTCGGCGACGACGTCTTCGTCGCCCACGTGCCCGAGCGCATCGCGGCCGGGCGCTTCATCGAGGAGATCTCCACCCTGCCGTGCATCGTCGGCGGCGTCGGCGAGGGCTCCGGCGAGGTCGCGGGCAAGCTGTTCGAGATCCTCGGCGCGCCGATCGTCCAGACCACCGCGGTCCAGGCCGAGCTGGCGAAGATCTGGACGAACATCCTGCGCTACGCGCACTTCGCGCTGCCCAACCTCCTGATGATGGACTGCGAGCAGCACGACGCGAACGTCTTCGAGGTCATCGACCTCATCAACCGCGACTACCCCCGCGGCGGAATGGCCCAGCCGGGCCTGACGGCCGGCACCTGCCTGCGCAAGGACTTCGCGTTCTCCGAAGAGCGGTCGCCGGCACCGGGCATGCTGCTCGCCGTCCACCGCGTCAACGAGACCGTCCCGCGCTTCCTCGTCGAGGGCATCAAGCGCCGGATCGGCAGCCTGCGCGGCCAGAAGGTCGCCGTCCTCGGCCTCGCCTTCAAGGCGGGCACCGACGACGAGCGCGACTCGCTCGCCCACAAGCTCATCCGCCTGCTCGAGCGGGAGCTCGCGGACGTCACCGTCCACGACCCGCACGTGCAGACCCCGACGTCCTCGTTCGACGAGGCGGTCGACGCGGCCGACGTCGTCGTCGTGGCGACCAACCACGCGGAGTTCTGCGGGCCGGGGGCGCTGCGCGCCATCCGCTCCCAGGCGCGGGAGGGGGCCCTCATCGTCGATCCCTGGAACTGCTTCGGCGTCGCGCAGGTGTTCGCCTACGCCGCCGAGATCCAGGCGCTGAGCCCGCGCGGGTAG
- a CDS encoding NAD-dependent epimerase/dehydratase family protein yields the protein MSRVLVTGGAGTIGQAVVRRLLSDPAYEVRVSDQRTPPQWVREGCEVHTGDLRDRAEARAAIEGCSHVVHLAAIVGGIANFHKLPYTLTDVNASLYNGVIGAALDAGVERFLYVSSSMVFERATEYPTTEDHVWEVAMPRSAYGFSKLAGEVWVRAAHEEHGLPYTICRPFNAYGPGEMPEDEPGIAHAVPDLIRKVLSGQRPLQIFGDGTQTRTLTHVDDIADGIVTALGHPAALHQDFNVSAADEMTVAEIARVIWAACGRDPEDFELEHLASFPVDVVRRWPSVEKARTLLGWEARIGVREGIEETVQWLKRMDVTTT from the coding sequence GTGAGTCGCGTCCTCGTCACCGGCGGTGCCGGCACCATCGGTCAGGCGGTCGTGCGGCGGCTGCTGTCAGATCCCGCGTACGAGGTGCGCGTGTCCGACCAGCGCACGCCGCCGCAGTGGGTGCGCGAGGGCTGCGAGGTCCATACGGGCGACCTGCGCGACCGCGCCGAGGCGCGCGCGGCGATCGAGGGCTGCTCGCACGTCGTGCACCTCGCCGCGATCGTCGGCGGCATCGCGAACTTCCACAAGCTCCCCTACACGCTCACCGACGTGAACGCGTCGCTGTACAACGGCGTGATCGGCGCAGCGCTGGACGCGGGGGTCGAGCGGTTCCTCTACGTCAGCTCGTCGATGGTCTTCGAGCGCGCGACCGAGTACCCCACGACGGAGGACCACGTGTGGGAGGTGGCGATGCCCCGCTCGGCCTACGGCTTCAGCAAGCTCGCCGGCGAGGTCTGGGTCCGCGCCGCCCATGAGGAGCACGGCCTGCCGTACACGATCTGCCGGCCGTTCAACGCCTACGGGCCCGGCGAGATGCCCGAGGACGAGCCCGGGATCGCCCACGCGGTCCCGGACCTCATCCGCAAGGTGCTCTCGGGCCAGCGTCCGCTGCAGATCTTCGGCGACGGCACCCAGACGCGCACCCTCACGCACGTCGACGACATCGCCGACGGCATCGTGACCGCGCTCGGCCACCCCGCCGCGCTGCACCAGGACTTCAACGTCTCCGCAGCGGACGAGATGACCGTCGCCGAGATCGCCCGCGTCATCTGGGCGGCGTGCGGGCGCGATCCCGAGGACTTCGAGCTCGAGCACCTGGCGTCGTTCCCCGTCGACGTGGTCCGGCGCTGGCCGAGCGTCGAGAAGGCCCGCACGCTGCTGGGCTGGGAGGCGCGGATCGGGGTGCGCGAGGGCATCGAGGAGACCGTGCAGTGGCTCAAGCGAATGGACGTGACGACGACATGA
- a CDS encoding GDP-mannose 4,6-dehydratase: MRALVTGVAGQDGSILSEMLLEDGHEVAGLVRREPDVALDGVRLVHGDLLDAESLRRAVAEAEPDWIFHLGAPSFVPLSWERPVETFTAIAAATAVLFDAAASLDRDVRVYASSSSEIFGDAGESPQNEASPCRPLTPYGVAKLAALQLARVWRGRGLHVSAGIAYNHESERRPERFVTRKVTRGAAAIALGLADELVLGDLDAVRDWSAARDVVAAARLMVEQDEPDDYVLASGVGRTVRELVDVAFAAAGVDPDEHIRVDEALVRAPQATLPVGDPEKARERLGWRPTISFEELIGDMVAHDLRDLQAAREPPSSCP; this comes from the coding sequence GTGCGGGCTCTGGTCACCGGCGTCGCGGGCCAGGACGGCTCGATCCTCAGCGAGATGCTGCTCGAGGACGGCCACGAGGTCGCCGGGCTGGTGCGCCGCGAGCCCGACGTCGCGCTCGACGGGGTGCGGCTCGTCCACGGCGACCTGCTCGACGCCGAGTCGCTGCGCCGCGCGGTCGCCGAGGCCGAGCCCGACTGGATCTTCCACCTCGGCGCGCCCAGCTTCGTGCCGCTCTCGTGGGAGCGCCCCGTCGAGACGTTCACGGCGATCGCCGCGGCGACCGCCGTGCTGTTCGACGCCGCGGCCTCGCTGGATCGCGACGTGCGCGTCTACGCCAGCAGCTCGTCGGAGATCTTCGGGGACGCGGGCGAGTCGCCGCAGAACGAGGCGTCCCCGTGCCGGCCCCTGACCCCGTATGGCGTCGCGAAGCTGGCGGCGCTGCAGCTCGCGCGCGTCTGGCGCGGCCGCGGGCTGCACGTCAGCGCGGGCATCGCCTACAACCACGAGTCCGAGCGCCGGCCCGAGCGCTTCGTCACCCGCAAGGTCACGAGGGGCGCGGCGGCGATCGCCCTCGGCCTCGCCGACGAGCTGGTGCTCGGCGACCTCGACGCGGTGCGCGACTGGTCGGCGGCGCGCGACGTCGTCGCGGCGGCGCGGCTGATGGTCGAGCAGGACGAGCCCGATGACTACGTGCTGGCCAGCGGGGTGGGACGCACGGTGCGCGAGCTCGTCGACGTGGCGTTCGCCGCGGCCGGCGTCGACCCGGACGAGCACATCCGCGTCGACGAGGCCCTCGTGCGCGCCCCGCAGGCGACGCTCCCGGTCGGCGACCCGGAGAAGGCCCGCGAGCGGCTCGGCTGGCGACCGACGATCAGCTTCGAGGAGCTGATCGGGGACATGGTCGCGCACGACCTGCGTGATCTGCAGGCCGCGCGCGAACCTCCTAGCTCGTGCCCTTGA
- a CDS encoding NAD-dependent epimerase/dehydratase family protein, whose amino-acid sequence MRTLVTGGAGFIGSNLVDRLLGEGHDVAVLDDFSTGKEENLGPALAAGATVHRADVRNPLEVDDVFAQVKPEVAFHLAAQIDVRRSVADPAFDARTNIEGTINVLNGVRSVEGRMINVSTGGAIYGETDLIPTPETVEPLPEAPYGQSKFCAERYLGLFTRLYGTPAASVRLGNVYGPRQDPLGEAGVVAIFCGRLERGERPVIYGDGRQTRDYVFVADVVAALIAVLAHPEAHGEYNVGTGRESSVLDIVEVLRPLAEGDFEPEFADARAGELERSCLDVTRAREELGWTADVELRDGLRRTMEWATAA is encoded by the coding sequence ATGCGAACCCTCGTCACCGGCGGTGCCGGATTCATCGGATCGAACCTCGTGGACCGGCTGCTCGGCGAGGGCCATGACGTGGCGGTGCTCGACGACTTCTCGACCGGCAAGGAGGAGAACCTCGGGCCCGCGCTCGCTGCCGGCGCGACGGTCCACCGGGCGGACGTGCGCAACCCGCTCGAGGTCGACGACGTCTTCGCCCAGGTCAAGCCGGAGGTCGCCTTCCACCTCGCGGCGCAGATCGACGTGCGCCGCTCGGTCGCCGACCCGGCCTTCGACGCGCGCACGAACATCGAAGGGACGATCAACGTCCTCAACGGCGTGCGCTCGGTCGAGGGCCGGATGATCAACGTCTCGACCGGCGGGGCGATCTACGGCGAGACCGACCTGATCCCGACGCCGGAGACCGTCGAGCCGCTGCCCGAGGCGCCGTACGGTCAGTCGAAGTTCTGCGCCGAGCGCTACCTCGGGCTGTTCACGCGCCTCTACGGGACGCCCGCCGCGTCGGTCCGGCTCGGCAACGTCTACGGCCCGCGCCAGGATCCGCTCGGCGAGGCGGGGGTCGTCGCGATCTTCTGCGGCCGCCTCGAGCGCGGCGAGCGCCCCGTCATCTACGGCGACGGCCGCCAGACTCGCGACTACGTGTTCGTCGCCGACGTGGTCGCCGCGCTGATCGCGGTGCTCGCGCACCCCGAGGCGCACGGCGAGTACAACGTCGGCACCGGCCGCGAGAGCTCGGTGCTCGACATCGTCGAGGTGCTGCGCCCGCTCGCCGAAGGGGACTTCGAGCCCGAGTTCGCCGACGCGCGCGCGGGCGAGCTCGAGCGCAGCTGCCTCGACGTCACCCGCGCCCGCGAGGAGCTCGGATGGACCGCCGACGTCGAGCTGCGTGACGGCTTGCGGCGCACGATGGAGTGGGCGACGGCCGCGTAG